In the genome of bacterium, the window ATTTCAGTTGGCCGTAGAGGTCCATCAGTTCCAGCGCGGCCAGGGCCGCGTCGGCGCCCTTGTTCCCCGCCTTGGCCCCCGCCCGCTCGATGGCCTGCTCGATGGAGTCCGTGGTCAGAACGCCGAAGACCACCGGCTTTTCGCTGGCCAGACCCACCTGGGCGACGCCCTTGGCGACCTCGGCGGCGATGTAGTTGAAGTGGGGCGTTCCGCCGCGGATGACGGCGCCGAGGCAGATTGTGGCGTCGTATTTCGAGGCCACCCGCTTCGCCACCGCCGGAATCTCCCACGCACCCGGGCACCAGATGACGTCTATGTCCTCAGCCTCCACCTCGTGACGGTGGAGGGTGTCCAGGCAGGCGCCCAACAGGCGCAGGGTGATGAACTCGTTGAAGCGCGAGGCGATGACGGCCACCCGCTTGCCCTTGCCCTTCAGCTTGCCCTTGATGACGCCCATGAGCCGCCGTCCTTGGAGGGGGATTTCCGTGTCGCGGGAATACTATACCCAAGCGCGGGCCCGCGGTCAAGGGAGGTCCCTTGCCCCGGGGCGCGGAAACAGGTATCCTCTCCGTGCAACCTCTTCTCCAAGGCCCATGCTCGGACGCACGCTCGACCGCTACATAGCCGGCCACTTCCTGCGCTACTACCTGTACGCGCTGGCGGCCTTCATCGCCATCTACCTCGTCGTCAACTTCATCGAGACGGTGGGCAAGTTCCTCCAGAAGGGGACCGACGTCGGCACCATCGCCAGCTACTACCTCTACATGATCCCCTTCGTGGTCAAGTGGGTCAACCCCATCGCTGTGCTGTTGGGGGTGCTCTTCTGCATCAGCATCCTGGGGAAGGGCTCGGAGATAACGGCGATGAAGGCGAGCGGCGTGTCTTTGTACCGCGTTTTCGCGCCTTTAATCGTCCTCGGGGCGCTCATCGGCTTCGGGGTGTGGGTCTTCGGGGAGACGGTGGTGCCCTACGCCAACGAGCGCTGCGTGGCCATCAAGAAGTGGGTCTTCGACGGGCTGGACCGCGAGGCGATGATGAAGGTCACCGACTACTCGGCGTCGCTGACCGGGAACCTGATCCTCTACACGGGTCAGATGGACGCCTTCAACGGTCGGATGAGCCGGCCGACGCTCATCAGCTTCGACCCCGAGGACCCGGGGCTGGCCGTCGAGCGGGTGGACGCCGCGGTGGGCGAGTACACCGACGGGGAGTGGCACTTCTACGACTGCGAGGTGCGCACCTTCGGCCCCGAGGGCCAGGAGCTGACGCTCGTTGAGGTGCAGGAGATGGTGGTG includes:
- a CDS encoding LptF/LptG family permease, which translates into the protein MLGRTLDRYIAGHFLRYYLYALAAFIAIYLVVNFIETVGKFLQKGTDVGTIASYYLYMIPFVVKWVNPIAVLLGVLFCISILGKGSEITAMKASGVSLYRVFAPLIVLGALIGFGVWVFGETVVPYANERCVAIKKWVFDGLDREAMMKVTDYSASLTGNLILYTGQMDAFNGRMSRPTLISFDPEDPGLAVERVDAAVGEYTDGEWHFYDCEVRTFGPEGQELTLVEVQEMVVPITEAPGEFAIEARTPEDMTYGELSAHIERMERAGKDPAKERVELDLKVSVPLANLIVILIGAPLAIRTARSGTALGFGLAVLLGFILWGFIAVGRAFGQRGVISPFIAAFLPNIIFGLTGLFLIRRVNR
- the ribE gene encoding 6,7-dimethyl-8-ribityllumazine synthase; protein product: MGVIKGKLKGKGKRVAVIASRFNEFITLRLLGACLDTLHRHEVEAEDIDVIWCPGAWEIPAVAKRVASKYDATICLGAVIRGGTPHFNYIAAEVAKGVAQVGLASEKPVVFGVLTTDSIEQAIERAGAKAGNKGADAALAALELMDLYGQLK